The genomic interval AAATGAAAATCAAACAACAAGAAAAAATAATAGAACACAActcaaagaaagaaagaagttAAAAACCAGCCTCCTCGATCTTGGTGTGCAGTTTTGCGGTTGCGTAATATTTACAAGGCTACAGAAGGCCTACTGTCCTCATTCCATTCCTCTAAACCCCACAACACTATGGAGAAGCGCAGATCAACGACATGCTCTTAAGATACACGAGAAACAAAAAGAAAGTACAAAATAGAAATTATTACCGTACATGTCCAGCATGCAGGATTAATATTTTAATGCAGAGTTTTGTTTTAATATATATTCGAATATAACCAAGCAGGCAATAAACAAATGAGATGTTGCATAACATGTAAGTAGACAGAAGTAAAGTTTGCATAATGTGGAGTCTTGTTTAGCAACTCTCTTTTTCAGGCCCAGTGTCGAATGTGAGTCTCAAAACGCTTCTCTCTGCGTTGTTTGTTGTGTAGGCCCAGGTCGGGCGGTCATCCCACTAACAGACACAGTAAAAGCAGTATAGCCTAAAAAGAGGAAAGTTCACCCGCcgcttctctcttctctcgggAAGTTGAAAAAAGTATATTCACTACAAGCAACTAATCTACAAAGATGCGCGGCGTTGACCCAACATTCTACCTTGTTCTTTGTATCTCAGTTGTCACGTGGATCGAGAGAGATGGTTAGATATGAGAATATTATTTTATGGATTATTCTTCTAATATGAATATAGTTGTTGACTGTCATTAGTACAGTAAATATGAAGGGGTATTTGATTATTATGGTTTGTTCATTAGCATCAGTTGGTGGTGGGGTAGGGGTGAGTCAATAGAGCTATAATAACAACTCACATGAAAAACTCTGGGGATGACGGGTTGTCACTAGTAGGCCTAGACCCAGCCTCGCGGATCCCGTTATTCGCTCCCGTTCCCGTCAGTTTCTCACACTTGAGTTTGTAGGCGTCCCTCTCGCGTGCCAGCCGGTTGATCTCCGCCTTGAGCGCCTCCACCTGGTCTATCAGATGAGTCTTCTCATTCTCCAGCACGTGCTTCTGCTGCACCCGCTTGTAACGGCAGGACTGTGCGTAGCCCCGGTTCTTCAGGGTCCGCCTCTTCTGCTTGAGGCGGATGACATCGTCCTTGGTGAATCCCCGCAGGTGTCTGTTCAGCTCCCTCACAGACATTGACACCAGCTGGTCGTCAGAGAAGCGGTCCTCCACGTTGCCTGAGCCATGGTGCCCCTGGCCCGAGTGGCCGTGGTGGTGATGGTGGCGGTGGTGGTGGAGGGCTTGGTGGGAGTCTGGAGAGACGGGGGACGGGCTGTCTGGGTCctggctgtggtggtggtggtggtgctgggtgTGGGGGTGGCTGAGCCCCCCCGGGTGTCCAGAAAGGTCATCAGGGTGGTGTGGGATGCCGCCCCCATAGGGATGATGGTGTTGCTGGGGATGGCCATGATGGTTGTGGTGTTGGTGAGGGCCTCTGTAGCCATCGAAGGCGCCCTGCTGCAGCTGCTGCTGGACGTGCTGGGGTGGGGGGTGGCCGTGGGCCGTGGCTCCGATCAGGGCCTCCACTGCGTCCTCCGGGGTCAGGCTGAGCGTCTGTGGATCGATCTGCTG from Oncorhynchus keta strain PuntledgeMale-10-30-2019 chromosome 27, Oket_V2, whole genome shotgun sequence carries:
- the mafba gene encoding transcription factor MafB, encoding MQQYTSLQHWSSRKNYCMRQAIGEETLIINKSVFATLATTFTHLHQSRGSTMSAELSMGPELPNSPLALEYVNDFDLMKFDVKKEGLAGLERAGVRQCTRLQPQGSVSSTPISTPCSSVPSSPSFSPTEQKNHLEELYWMPNGGYHQQIDPQTLSLTPEDAVEALIGATAHGHPPPQHVQQQLQQGAFDGYRGPHQHHNHHGHPQQHHHPYGGGIPHHPDDLSGHPGGLSHPHTQHHHHHHSQDPDSPSPVSPDSHQALHHHRHHHHHGHSGQGHHGSGNVEDRFSDDQLVSMSVRELNRHLRGFTKDDVIRLKQKRRTLKNRGYAQSCRYKRVQQKHVLENEKTHLIDQVEALKAEINRLARERDAYKLKCEKLTGTGANNGIREAGSRPTSDNPSSPEFFM